From one Thermodesulfobacteriota bacterium genomic stretch:
- a CDS encoding type II toxin-antitoxin system PrlF family antitoxin, with the protein MIAIAKITSKGQTTVPREIRALLKVKPGDSIAWEETANGGVQVRRIEPTDVEYLRALEGTLSEWATAADEEAYRDL; encoded by the coding sequence ATGATCGCCATCGCCAAGATCACCAGCAAGGGACAGACCACGGTGCCACGGGAAATCCGGGCCCTGCTCAAGGTCAAGCCCGGCGATTCCATCGCCTGGGAGGAGACCGCTAACGGCGGGGTGCAGGTGCGCCGGATCGAGCCCACGGACGTGGAGTATCTCCGGGCCCTGGAGGGGACGCTCTCTGAGTGGGCCACGGCCGCCGACGAGGAGG